Proteins from one Aspergillus nidulans FGSC A4 chromosome VIII genomic window:
- a CDS encoding NPA1/URB1 family protein (transcript_id=CADANIAT00002488) — MSNNDDGFHTAKRRKLDTSQEAADSSAITSHTQLRSLLVFQQNVVESKQGIRRFKEFLTSIGQTNHEGEKAKKFRILKAYCDTQITRNTEEAICFPEIIQTWNFADSSNNESLLTSVPSVLAIFLKTVSSNLDFREFGIALCKYLLQKDQLRLFNRGLTANKSKEHLISPCLRLLTEIVSFDGGAVARQLYIARHITFKRMDVFLTPNKAQLEDNADDPNASTLRRNAQRYVLANLKFQNTANKTDIIEQQKVIRAFLEHLRKDPHEIVIDIVKAIERDVIQDSSLSRNTKTKFFSRWNLERLVTLYGYDRESEQENATGLSLADEAHKILLTVCTKTEHGVLLPQTGWYPVNSDPELLPIEDDASIDLGLDSAVYVDKYRESVPVRNGTLSYLIQVLRPESDSLQIALLLAIFKAAPELIADYYTKKALFMADPKPTPSWMAESTVLFSTVSLPVPANCGWKDKLPAMPPPVSVVIENILPRPLTQKVLTRCFNLNTEIVTLFAVRVLTMSFNKLRDTLKIFRADHGAGQHLWTQAADKLTVEFGHRCPQMKDVVTLFRRTAKDDLQQLEAVSELLACFYEVLTNAALEEGFDVSLVLVDILKRLDEGNLDAESTELLISQLQNILKIAQQSASLRWWNQPGSMQFSAFTSILRVLINTSSEGSFKEIHSLLANVLIEYSVIRSSSFSAVLSSFGSSDSESQHQLAFFDNCACRVTKKPVHYQDLLGSLVQTPELLSPLVAAVIEQWPFVLKAGNDSAKTNVSEFIVRLLRNLHPAGESLQGLKAARDELVNATEDRKLKSRFRKALKGCEEDEKEDQNPDSEPREQPSSAPKKEWQNIDLEEIFGSLPAEGTTHNELYRWDQKEVAESLEEGRIAELFLCLCSEHEEVRRQALPNISRFMMKLKVISSLPESKYAEWRSAYILTGEFLETVKQIGVESPVPWIVGECAASCLAILVDPMHKLYGKINKFLQKAPAWEVEKIPSYWIDKILLHEPELDDGYFEETAWLLDLLVKGLRTEQDMEIYRRANVFERVLSFYDSPGAGFSAKKKILHLVYRSTQVQGSTTLITRAGIISWIQSQIPSVTGRDASTLTAMAQSLLQSSDHDRTVKWSEGAVQRAVEQITA, encoded by the exons ATGTCTAATAATGATGATGGGTTCCATACTGCTAAGCGGAGGAAGCTTGACACCTCGCAAGAGGCTGCAGACTCCTCTGCCATAACGTCACATACACAGCTACGATCGCTTCTAGTCTTCCAACAAAACGTTGTAGAATCAAAGCAAG GCATAAGGCGATTCAAAGAGTTCCTCACGTCAATAGGACAGACTAACCATGAAGGCGAGAAAGCCAAAAAATTCCGCATACTTAAGGCGTACTGCGACACTCAAATTACTCGCAACACAGAAGAAGCAATCTGCTTTCCGGAGATCATCCAGACGTGGAACTTCGCAGACAGCAGTAATAATGAATCATTACTTACTTCTGTGCCCTCAGTTCTCGCAATCTTCCTGAAGACCGTCTCCAGCAATCTGGATTTTCGGGAATTTGGTATCGCTCTGTGCAAGTATTTGCTGCAGAAGGACCAGCTGCGGCTTTTCAACCGTGGCCTTACTGCGAACAAATCTAAAGAGCATCTGatttctccttgtcttcgaCTCCTGACGGAGATCGTCAGTTTCGACGGCGGTGCTGTCGCCCGGCAGCTCTACATCGCGCGTCACATTACTTTTAAGCGCATGGACGTGTTTCTGACACCGAACAAAGCGCAGCTGGAAGACAACGCCGATGATCCTAATGCATCTACTCTGAGGCGGAACGCTCAGCGATATGTTCTTGCAAACTTGAAATTTCAGAACACTGCCAACAAGACCGATATCATCGAGCAACAAAAGGTCATAAGAGCTTTTCTTGAACATCTAAGAAAGGACCCGCATGAAATTGTCATCGATATCGTCAAAGCAATTGAAAGAGATGTAATCCAAGATAGCTCCCTCTCCCGCAACACCAAGACCAAATTCTTCAGTCGATGGAACCTTGAAAGACTGGTCACCCTTTACGGTTATGACCGAGAATCCGAACAGGAAAACGCGACCGGCTTGTCTCTCGCCGATGAGGCACATAAGATCTTGTTGACAGTCTGCACCAAGACTGAGCATGGCGTTTTGCTGCCTCAAACAGGATGGTACCCTGTTAACAGCGATCCAGAATTGCTTCCAATTGAAGACGATGCTTCGATTGATTTAGGACTTGATTCCGCAGTCTACGTGGATAAGTACCGGGAATCGGTACCTGTCCGCAATGGTACGCTGTCTTACCTCATTCAGGTCCTCCGTCCGGAATCCGATAGTCTCCAGATTGCGCTTCTCTTAGCTATTTTCAAAGCAGCGCCGGAGCTAATTGCTGATTACTATACCAAGAAAGCGCTCTTTATGGCAGATCCAAAACCCACACCTTCGTGGATGGCGGAATCAACCGTTCTCTTCTCGACAGTTAGTTTACCGGTTCCTGCCAATTGTGGTTGGAAGGATAAGCTGCCCGCCATGCCTCCGCCTGTTTCGGTGGTCATCGAGAATATTCTTCCCCGGCCACTTACGCAGAAAGTGCTGACGCGCTGTTTCAACTTGAATACTGAGATCGTCACTCTTTTTGCAGTTAGAGTCCTGACGATGTCTTTCAATAAATTGCGCGACACCCTGAAAATCTTCCGTGCTGATCATGGCGCCGGCCAGCATTTGTGGACCCAAGCTGCAGACAAGTTGACTGTTGAGTTTGGTCATAGGTGCCCTCAGATGAAGGACGTTGTAACTTTGTTTCGGAGAACAGCTAAAGATGActtgcagcagctggaggcggtCTCCGAGCTACTTGCTTGCTTCTATGAGGTTCTGACAAAtgcggctctggaagagGGCTTTGACGTTTCCCTTGTTCTCGTTGATATTTTAAAACGACTGGACGAAGGAAATCTCGACGCGGAGAGCACAGAACTCCTGATAAGCCAATTACAAAACATTCTCAAAATTGCTCAACAATCTGCATCCCTACGCTGGTGGAACCAGCCAG GATCCATGCAATTTTCTGCGTTTACGTCCATCTTGAGAGTCTTAATCAACACGTCCTCTGAAGGTTCTTTCAAAGAGATCCACTCACTCCTCGCAAATGTGCTGATAGAATACTCGGTCATtcgctcctccagcttctcggcTGTCCTGTCTAGCTTTGGGTCGTCCGACTCCGAATCTCAACACCAGTTGGCCTTCTTCGATAATTGCGCTTGCCGTGTGACCAAGAAGCCGGTTCACTATCAAGATCTACTCGGATCTCTTGTCCAAACTCCCGAGCTGCTGAGTCCTCTAGTGGCTGCTGTTATTGAGCAATGGCCTTTCGTACTCAAAGCTGGAAATGATAGCGCTAAGACAAACGTGAGCGAATTCATCGTTAGATTGCTCAGAAACCTTCATCCAGCCGGGGAGAGTCTACAAGGGCTGAAAGCGGCTCGGGACGAATTAGTCAACGCTACGGAGGATCGGAAGCTGAAGTCACGCTTCAGAAAGGCCTTGAAAGGGTGTGAAGAGGACGAAAAAGAGGATCAGAACCCAGACTCTGAACCAAGAGAACAACCCTCGTCAGCCCCGAAAAAAGAATGGCAAAACATTGATTTGGAAGAAATTTTTGGCTCTTTACCGGCCGAGGGGACTACTCATAATGAGCTATATAGATGGGACCAAAAAGAGGTAGCGGAGTCGCTGGAGGAGGGTCGAATAGCAGAGCTTTTCCTATGCCTGTGCTCCGAGCATGAAGAGGTTCGGAGACAGGCGCTTCCGAACATTTCGCGATTCATGATGAAGCTCAAGGTAATATCCTCGTTGCCT GAATCCAAGTATGCCGAATGGCGCAGCGCCTACATCCTAACTGGAGAATTCCTCGAGACTGTCAAACAAATTGGGGTTGAATCACCCGTGCCGTGGATTGTGGGAGAATGTGCTGCCAGCTGTCTTGCAATTCTTGTGGACCCGATGCATAAACTCTATGGAAAGATCAATAAGTTCCTTCAGAAAGCTCCTGCTTGGGAGGTGGAAAAAATACCGTCTTATTGGATTGACAAAATCCTGTTGCATGAGCCCGAGTTGGATGACGGCTACTTTGAGGAAACCGCATGGCTATTGGATCTGCTTGTCAAGGGACTTCGAACGGAACAG GATATGGAGATATATCGCCGGGCCAACGTTTTTGAGAGAGTCCTGTCGTTCTACGATTCACCAGGTGCTGGCTTCtctgcgaagaagaaaattTTGCACTTGGTGTACCGCTCAACACAGGTCCAGGGCAGTACAACTTTGATTACAAGAGCAGGCATTATTAGTTGGATACAGAGCCAAATCCCATCAGTCACCGGCAGGGATGCGTCCACCCTTACAGCTATGGCGCAGTCATTACTTCAATCGTCGGACCATGATCGGACCGTGAAGTGGAGTGAAGGCGCTGTACAACGAGCAGTTGAACAGATTACTGCGTAG